One window of Mangrovibacterium diazotrophicum genomic DNA carries:
- a CDS encoding sensor histidine kinase codes for MNRTPFRIFLPALYALLFLIFLLTVSYYYASYRRGLWEKDIRNSLLETLVMKKSRIEKALSSRVYYTKGIAAFVSIQPDITDREFYNLAQQLVQNDPVISTMSLSRDGIINAIYPLAGHEAAIGLNLMAHPKRKEVVEKTIRTRKTFIAGPVELIEGGVAFISYTPIFTKNTDSSERFWGMTDIVIKKDELFEDAGLVDTENNFEFAMRGMDGTGENGAVFFGDSAVFDQTPVEIKINLPDGNWILAATPLKGWTHFFDQDKTLDYIMIISAFIISILFWLLLRTQFKVNANEKELKAVFRSMQNLIIEFSDEGEYIRIPETNKELLYKEEKQLLGKRVTEIFDSEMADLFMSAIKRCLALKDLVEIEYPLDISGKKHWFSARISYKSPHRVIMNAYDITDRKENEQNLRKSEQRMKELNDVKDKFFSIIAHDLRSPVGSFKMLTEIMLNEVECADQKKNKRMLTSIHSASSNLYDLLENLLSWSHTQRNSLIINKEEHNLFHLADDAIDSHIVNAEIKNVALINEVKEDARIVCDQYVTLTIIRNLVSNALKFTPTKGKIVVSNQTIEKDGIRYQGVTVTDTGVGIAADRLGTIFNFKLADTTIGTANEQGSGLGLMLCREFSEKQGGFITIQSEIKKGTTVTFALPLS; via the coding sequence GTGAACAGGACACCTTTCAGAATTTTTCTGCCGGCACTTTACGCGCTTCTATTCCTCATTTTCCTGCTAACGGTATCGTACTATTATGCCTCGTACCGTCGCGGACTTTGGGAGAAAGATATTCGTAACAGCCTGTTGGAAACGCTGGTGATGAAAAAGTCGAGGATCGAAAAAGCCCTTTCTTCACGCGTTTACTATACCAAAGGAATCGCTGCCTTTGTTTCCATCCAGCCCGACATTACCGACAGGGAGTTTTACAACCTGGCCCAGCAACTCGTTCAAAACGACCCGGTTATTTCAACCATGTCGCTCTCGCGCGATGGAATTATTAATGCTATTTACCCACTCGCAGGGCACGAAGCTGCCATTGGATTAAACCTGATGGCTCACCCCAAGCGAAAAGAGGTTGTGGAGAAAACGATCCGAACCCGTAAGACCTTTATTGCCGGCCCGGTTGAATTGATTGAAGGCGGAGTCGCATTCATCAGCTATACGCCCATCTTTACCAAAAATACTGACAGCTCGGAACGTTTTTGGGGAATGACCGATATTGTCATCAAAAAAGACGAGCTTTTCGAAGATGCCGGATTGGTTGATACCGAGAATAATTTCGAGTTTGCAATGCGGGGTATGGACGGAACGGGCGAAAACGGAGCTGTCTTTTTCGGCGACTCAGCCGTTTTTGATCAAACACCTGTAGAGATCAAAATTAATCTTCCCGACGGCAACTGGATCCTGGCAGCAACACCGTTAAAAGGTTGGACACACTTCTTCGATCAGGACAAAACGCTGGATTACATCATGATCATCAGCGCCTTTATCATCAGCATTTTATTCTGGTTGCTGTTGCGTACTCAGTTTAAAGTCAATGCGAACGAGAAAGAACTGAAAGCAGTGTTCCGGTCGATGCAGAACCTGATTATCGAATTTTCCGATGAAGGCGAATACATTCGCATCCCCGAAACCAACAAGGAATTGCTGTACAAAGAAGAGAAGCAATTGCTGGGCAAGCGAGTAACCGAGATATTCGACTCGGAAATGGCCGATCTGTTCATGTCTGCCATCAAAAGATGTCTCGCCTTAAAGGATTTGGTGGAGATTGAATACCCACTCGACATCAGCGGGAAAAAACACTGGTTTTCCGCACGGATATCCTACAAATCGCCTCACCGGGTGATTATGAATGCCTACGACATTACCGACCGCAAGGAGAACGAACAAAACCTGCGTAAATCGGAGCAACGCATGAAAGAGTTGAACGATGTGAAAGACAAGTTCTTTTCAATTATCGCTCACGATTTGCGAAGCCCTGTCGGTAGCTTCAAAATGCTGACCGAAATCATGCTGAACGAAGTAGAATGTGCGGATCAAAAAAAGAACAAACGGATGCTCACTTCGATCCACTCGGCCAGCTCAAACCTTTACGACCTGCTTGAAAACTTGCTAAGCTGGTCGCACACCCAACGAAATTCCCTGATTATAAACAAGGAAGAACACAACCTCTTCCACTTGGCCGACGATGCTATTGACTCACACATCGTCAACGCTGAGATCAAGAATGTCGCGCTCATCAACGAGGTGAAAGAGGATGCCAGGATTGTTTGCGACCAGTATGTGACGCTGACGATTATCCGGAACCTGGTTTCGAATGCGCTGAAATTTACCCCGACAAAAGGTAAAATTGTTGTTTCGAACCAAACGATTGAGAAAGATGGAATTCGCTACCAGGGAGTGACTGTGACTGACACAGGAGTTGGAATTGCTGCAGATCGCCTGGGCACTATTTTCAACTTCAAGCTGGCTGACACTACGATTGGAACTGCCAACGAACAGGGCAGCGGCCTGGGTCTGATGCTCTGCCGCGAATTCAGTGAAAAACAAGGCGGTTTCATCACCATCCAAAGCGAAATTAAGAAAGGCACTACTGTCACTTTTGCCCTTCCGCTCAGCTAG